The region AAGGCAACATTTCTAAGAATATTTATAGGTCGTTTTTGAATAAGTGGTTGTCTAAAAATAGCTTTGGCATCTACTTCTTTTTGACTTAGTACAGAATTTGGATAACGGAAAGTACCGTCCCATTTTGCTACTTGTTCAATTTTATTACCTAATTGCAATTCTGATAGGCCAATAGGCAAATCTGCTTGCCAAGGCCAACCAAAAGTAGGAGCTTCTGTAGGTTGTATTCTTTTTGCAGTTACTGTTGCACCTTTTCCATCCCCATTTAGGATAACACCTGTTCCTTTGTCATAGGTATAAAGTGATTTACTGTCCCTGTATTTGCTATATTCTTCTCCACTTGGGCAAGTTGGACAAACTGCTATGTTTTCTGAAGACTCGGCATAAAGACCATACTTATCTGTAAATAAAGTAGGATTGTTTACCGCATAACTATAATATGAAGTACTTGGAAAAATCTCCGTCAACGGATCAATCACCATCCATCGTCCAATACTCGGATCATACATACGGGCTCCATAATCTAGCCACTCAGTCTCAGGCTGTTTTTCCTTGCCGTTGTAAAGATATTTATTTTTATCACTTCCACTACGCTGAATTGGTAAACCAAAAGCATAGTATTCTGTCTCCTGTATTACAGTGCCGACCTCATCCAGTACTGAGCGGACATTTCCTAGATGATCCCTTAAATAGTAATGCGCTAAGTAATTAGTATCTTTCTTTACGAGTTGCCCTTCCTCTAAACCGATACGAAGTAAGCTGTTTTCTGCTTTGTACTCGAACATCCCTGCGTAGTACGTATTGACATTATCTGGCGCTTCACTTTTAAGTTTTATTCCGCTAGCATCGTACGTATAAAGTACCGTACGCCCATTACGGATCACGGTGCGAGGCAGGTTCTGTACGTTGTAATAAATGCCATCTGTAGTGGCACTTCCAACGCCCCGATTGAAATCCCTTACCAAATTTCCGTTGCCGTCGTAGATTAGCTCATCATCGATGTTAGTTCCGTTAATAAATCCTTTAACCGCTTGGCTCTGATTATCTTGCGCGTCGTCGTTTACCCTATGAAGTTGGTTGCCGTGATACTGGTAGCTCAACTGGTCAATGACTGTATTGTTGTACTTACGAGTCAGGCTTTCTAAGTTACCATTGCTATCGTAATTGATTGGTGACTCATTATAGCCTCCAAAATTACCACTACCTACTGCTCCAATTAATCTGCTCGACTTGTCGTAGGTTAACCCCATTCCTCCACTGTAACTTTTGGTTATCCACGACAGGCTATCAATGTTACCATTAGCTTTGTAACTTAGACCTAACGTGAAAGGCTGACCTGTACTTGTTTGATTATTGCCTAGCCAGCCCCGTGGAGTGTACTTATAGCCTAGAATTTGCACACCTGTATGCAGGGATTTGGTCGCCAGTTGACCTACTTCATTGTAAAGTTGCTCCATGTGGGTGTATGATTTTTTCTGAACACCTCCTTCATAGAGTATATGGTTAATTTTACTCAGCCGGTTGGCATGGTCGTACGTGAAAGTCTTGGTTAGCTTGTAGCTCACACTGCCAGTCTCCTGAGTAATCCACTCCTGCTCGGGCTTGCCATCGAATGCTAACTGCAGGCTCACGCGCTCAAATGCATTACTGCTGAATCCGTACAACTGACGCAACGTCTGAATTACTCTTTGCTTGTCATCGTAATAGATCACCGTTTGCAACCACTGTCCATAATCGCCATTAGGTAGCAGCACCCTGGCAGCCTGACCGGTCTTCAAGTTAGTACGGTTGACCATAGGAGTATTCGCAAAGGCAACTCCGGTTAAGCCTGGCTCAGCTTCGTAATTTCGGAAAGGGGTAAACCCATAATTATCGTAATAGGTCTTCAACAGGGGCTCTGGGGTATCACAGTTGCCATTTTTGCACAGACCCATCTCGGTCTGGCGATTAAGATTATCGTAGAGGTAATAAAACTTCTGGCCACGTCCATCTGTACTACTTTTCGGCAGATCTGTAGTAATGTAATACTCCATTTGCGACGCGTTGCTGCCAGGCAACTTCTTTTCCACTAAACGTCCATATTCATCATACCGATAGAGAAAGGCATTCCGGTTTAAGTCTGTTTCGTTCTGATAATTTGGTTGAAGGACCGCCCGCAATTGACTTTTCTCATCATAAACATAGTATGTGTCTAAATTAACATCCAGGCCATTTTTGCTAGTGAGTACGCGCTTAAGGACTATCCGATTGAGACGGTCCAGATACTGAGTCACGGCACCACCGGCTTCATCAGTGGTACGCACATAAGTCAACTCACCTGCCTCATAAGTACCAACCAATTGAATACTTGCTAGCCCTGCAGCACTGCTTCGAAAGTATTTAACATCATTTATGGCGTTCACCCCATGGAATTGAGTGGAATTGCCAGTGGCTCCCGGGGCTTTCTGGCTCGTGACCCGGTTAAGCGGTGTGTTTTCGTAGAAAGTTTGAGTTGCTAAGACCTCTATAGGAGCAGTAGTATTAATAGGAGCTGAAACTTTTGCGACGTCCGTATAATATGTCTTTGCTTTTATTTTGAGATCACCATTCGCTTGAAGCAGTCCACCATTTGCGTTTATTGGAGTGGGTAAAAATGTCTGAACGGGTCGCTGTAGAGCATCATATTCAATTAACGTAACGATGTCAGCTTTGGACCCCGCCCCGAAAGCCATCACCTGCTGAATAGGCTTCCCCAATCCATCGAAGTAGGAGACTTGACTAGTGGCCTGTTGAGCTGTTGCTGTAAAGCCCGATCCAGTCAAGTTTTCGCTAATGTTAGCCTGTTTATAGGTTCGGCTGATTGTGTAGTTAGTGCCGGGCGTTTGTGCCAGACTAGGCAAGAAAGTAGTGAGCAGACAGCCTATGGCCAGCCACTGGTAGAGTTGATTCATAAAATAGCCTCACTTTAAAAGGTGAACAGTATCACTAGTACCAGCCCAGCGTTGGCTGACACATTATTAATGACAAAGTTGAGCTACCTCATGAAGGGTTTCAATAACCCGGCAGGGGCAAGTTAGGGGTGTTTTGGGGTAAGTATTAGGAGATAGAGAAGCAACGATATCCGCCTGATCAGCAATGTGAGACTATAATGCTCCCCAAAAACTAGACAGGTAGTATAACTCGAACTCTAAAGCGTTCAGCAACAAAATGTCTAATTATGATCAAGTCCCCACGTCGTGTTCACGACTCAGCTTTCAAGACAAAGGTGGTCCCGGAAGGTGTTCTTCTTCCAAACGGATACTGTTGTTGAATTCAGTTTAGGCCGTTATTTGAGGTATTAATCGCTCAAAAGCCGCTTGACGTGTCTTGGCCAATGGCACTTCATTGAGCCAATCGACAATGCGCCACAGGTTCATTGCCGTGGCAATAAAGACATTTTGTAGATGCGTCTTGGCTAAACCAATGTAACGCGAACGACGCATGCCAAAGCCACGCAACCCTTGCGAAATCGTGCCTTCAATCCCTGCTCGGTGATTATTAAGAAGAGACCAGTTCGCTTGACTGTCTCGTTGTCGGGCAGCTTGTAAAGCTTGATAATGGTTGTCGGCTCGAAGCTTAATACCATGACGTTTCATGCGGGTACAATTGTAGCGAACTGGACAAGGCACACAGTGCTTTCGCGAGAACTTGATAAACACGCGGGGATGGCCGTTTTCTAACGTGTTGAACCAGGACTGCGAGGTATGCCCTTGGGGACAGGTGGCCTGGTGATTGCTCCAATCTATGTTGAAATCCGCAGCGGCATAATCCGCACCCGCCATGGCTTGCCATTTCTGGTCTTTACGAGCGGGGCCCACTAAATCCACATGATAGGTCATAGGTCTCCTGGTTCTGTACCCTTAGATTCGCGCTCATATAATCGGTGTCGACTAGGTGCTGAGACGGTAGCAAAGACTTATCAGCCATTCCCTGATGAATCTGCGGTAAGGTATCTGAATCCCCATCGGTACTGACTGTAGTGGCTACATCGGTAATCAAATGCGGATGATTGTCTTCGCAGGTTTCACTTAAATGGACTTTATAGCCGACCCATGTCGTGACACGTTTACGACTAAAACGAGCTTCTAAATCGTATGGAGAGCTGATAATCTGAGCCGAGGGAGGTAATTCGTCCTGATTCTCAACTCGCCAAATAAGTTGCCCCTCTACTACTCGAAATTATTGAATCCATACCCGACGCAGAATGTCAACCGCCGGTATCTGCCAAAAGTGAGCCGCCTGTTGATCCATCTCCATTCGTTCCATAAGCCAAAAACCATCTTCACCAATTTGCTGCGCATACGCTAGCCGTTTGGCTTTTGTATACGGCAGGCTGTAGGCATCGGCGTGCCGGCCGTACCGACTGGCCCACTCGGGTTGTAGATGCCTAGCTAACCAGTCGGGTACGAGTCCGGACAGGCTATCGAGGGTGAACCTTATGGTCTCAATGACGCACTCTAATCGATTGGTGGCCCGAAGGCGTGCTAAAACATGGGTCGAGTCGGTTCGCTGTTTGGTGGCTGCTTTCAGCCATTTATGTTCCTGACAACATACCAGAAGGTGATTTAGTAAGCGTTCTTCCGCATGGCCAGCTAATAACGACTGGCGGAATTCAGACAAAATGCTAAAATCAAACAGCGCCTACTGACCGGCCTGGATCGGTTAACTCTTAACCCAGCATGTACTTCCAATCAATCCGGCTCCGGACCGCATCGGCGGCTTGTCGGTCCGAGAGGTTTTGGGCAAACTGCATCAGCGTCACCAGCGCTAACTGCCAGGGAGACTGAGCTGGCTGTCAGCGTTGGGGAAACAGATCGGCGAAGAGTGTATCATCGTAAAGCGTGCCGAGAGTATCTCGTAGTTGCATATACCGATTGCCTTGGGGAAATGCCGCTTAGGCTACCTGCTGTGTTTGGGGAGGCACTGGAGCGATAGACTGGGATTGCAAGCTCATGGGTAGTCGGGTTTATGATGCTTGCTGAAACTACCCTTTTTAACCCACAAACCGAATTCGCCAACAGTATCCATTTGAAGAAGAACACCGTCAAATGTAGCAAGCTCATACAGCCCGGCCAGAGATGGGGGTTAGACGTATGTATTACGAGCTAAACACGCCAGCCGACCAGATCAATACCAAGCGAGTACAGCGATTGATGCGTTTAATAGGGCTGGAAGCGATTGGGCTAAAACCCACCCTGTCGAAACCCAAACAGGACCACACCATCTATCCCTATCTGGTGAAAGGGGTGGTGATTGATCGGCCTAACTACGTCTGGTCAACTGACATCACGTATGTGCCGATGTCCAATGTTTTTTGTACCTGTGCGCTGCCATCGACTGGTTCAGCCACTACATTCTGAACTGGCGACTGAGCAACACGTTGTTGGCCAACTTCTGCGTGGATGCCCTTGAAGAAGCTCTGCTTCGGTGGGGCAAACCGCAGATTTTCAACACGGATCAGGGCAGTCAGTTCACTAGCCATGACTTCCTTAAGCCACTGATAAGCAACGATATAGCGGTGAGTGTGGATT is a window of Spirosoma linguale DSM 74 DNA encoding:
- a CDS encoding YD repeat protein (TIGRFAM: YD repeat protein~KEGG: hypothetical protein), whose amino-acid sequence is MNQLYQWLAIGCLLTTFLPSLAQTPGTNYTISRTYKQANISENLTGSGFTATAQQATSQVSYFDGLGKPIQQVMAFGAGSKADIVTLIEYDALQRPVQTFLPTPINANGGLLQANGDLKIKAKTYYTDVAKVSAPINTTAPIEVLATQTFYENTPLNRVTSQKAPGATGNSTQFHGVNAINDVKYFRSSAAGLASIQLVGTYEAGELTYVRTTDEAGGAVTQYLDRLNRIVLKRVLTSKNGLDVNLDTYYVYDEKSQLRAVLQPNYQNETDLNRNAFLYRYDEYGRLVEKKLPGSNASQMEYYITTDLPKSSTDGRGQKFYYLYDNLNRQTEMGLCKNGNCDTPEPLLKTYYDNYGFTPFRNYEAEPGLTGVAFANTPMVNRTNLKTGQAARVLLPNGDYGQWLQTVIYYDDKQRVIQTLRQLYGFSSNAFERVSLQLAFDGKPEQEWITQETGSVSYKLTKTFTYDHANRLSKINHILYEGGVQKKSYTHMEQLYNEVGQLATKSLHTGVQILGYKYTPRGWLGNNQTSTGQPFTLGLSYKANGNIDSLSWITKSYSGGMGLTYDKSSRLIGAVGSGNFGGYNESPINYDSNGNLESLTRKYNNTVIDQLSYQYHGNQLHRVNDDAQDNQSQAVKGFINGTNIDDELIYDGNGNLVRDFNRGVGSATTDGIYYNVQNLPRTVIRNGRTVLYTYDASGIKLKSEAPDNVNTYYAGMFEYKAENSLLRIGLEEGQLVKKDTNYLAHYYLRDHLGNVRSVLDEVGTVIQETEYYAFGLPIQRSGSDKNKYLYNGKEKQPETEWLDYGARMYDPSIGRWMVIDPLTEIFPSTSYYSYAVNNPTLFTDKYGLYAESSENIAVCPTCPSGEEYSKYRDSKSLYTYDKGTGVILNGDGKGATVTAKRIQPTEAPTFGWPWQADLPIGLSELQLGNKIEQVAKWDGTFRYPNSVLSQKEVDAKAIFRQPLIQKRPINILRNVALPRDLALKVAKGLKVAGGITMAMGVVDNISKGYAGNITWEHSATSIGIGAFGLVAGTFGAPVVLGAIAVGVVYSVYEDDLWHDYDKTNATNFVEKKE